GATGCCGCCATTGCCGCCAATGCCATGTTGGGGCTGGTAGAACCCACAGGCTCGGGTGTCGGTGGCGACCTGTTTGCCATCGTCTGGAGCGCTAAAGACAAACGCTTATACGGCTTAAATGCCTCGGGCCGCAGCCCAAAAACGCTCACGCTGGATATGCTTAAGGCGCAGGGACTTGAATTTTTACCGCCCTTTGGTCCATTGCCTGTGTCTGTGCCCGGCGCAGTGGATGGCTGGTTTGAGCTGCATGACCGCTTTGGCAAATTGCCAATGTCGCAAATTTTGTCGCCATCCATTGATTACGCGCGCAAGGGCTTCCCGGTTTCTGAACTCATCGCCTTTTATCTTGAAGGCAGCGCCCGACGTCTCGCCAAATATCCGGGGTTCAGTGAAACCTATATGCCCAATGGCAAAATGCCCGCCAGGGGCGACATCATGAAAAATCCCGCCCTGGCCAACACCTACGAAAAAATAGCCAAGGGTGGCCGGGATGCGTTTTATAAGGGCGACATAGCCCGCAGCATAGACAAGTACATGAAAGCCAATGGCGGTTACCTCGGCTACGAGGACCTGGCCTCACATACCAGTGAGTGGGTTGAACCCGTATCGGTAAATTACCGCGGTTTTGATGTGTGGGAGCTGCCGCCAAACGGTCAGGGCATAGCAGCGCTGCAAATTTTAAAAACGCTGGAGCCGTTTGATTTAAGAGCCATGGGTCATGACAGCGTTGAGTATGTGCACCATTTTGTGGAGGCTAAAAAGCTTGCCTTCGCTGACAGAGCGCGTTTTTACGCCGACATGGCCTTTGCTGATGTGCCCGTGAGTGAGCTTATTTCAGAGCGCTACAACCAAGAGCGTGCCAAGCAGATAGGCCCCAGAGCGGCCAAGTCGGTAGAGCCGGGCAATCCCAATCTGCAGCAGGGCGATACCGTGTATCTCACCACCGCAGACAGTGACGGTAACATGGTGTCACTTATTCAAAGTAATTTCCGCGGCATGGGCTCGGGCATGACACCTCCGGATCTCGGCTTTGTACTGCAGGACAGAGGGCAGTTGTTTGATTTAACGCCGGGGCGCCCTAATTCTTACGCACCCGGCAAGCGTCCCTTCCATACCATCATTCCGGCGTTTGTGACCAAAGACGGTAAACCCTGGCTCAGTTTTGGGGTGATGGGCGGTGCCACACAGCCGCAAATGCATGCGCAAATTATCATTAATCTCATCGATTTTGACATGAACCTGCAGGAAGCCGGCGATGCGCCACGTATTCTGCATTCAGGCTCCAGTGAACCCACCGGCGAAGTGATGACCGATGGTGGTTATGTGAGCCTGGAGTCGGGCTTTTCCATGGAGACGCGTCGAGAACTGGTGAAAAAAGGCCATGTGCTCCGGGATGCCCTGGGGGAGTTTGGTGGTTATCAGGCTATCGGCATCAATGTGGAAACCGGTGTCTATCGCGGTGCTTCCGAGAGCCGCAAAGATGGTCAGGCCGCCGGCTATTAGGGTGAATAACAAGCAATCTTGTGTAATGTGCGTCGGTCGGTGATATTTTTTCCTAAAGTACGGGATAATGTGACCGACAAAGACATACTCAGTAAGGCCTTAATTATATGGATAATCAGGTTATGCCACGTGAACAGTTGGGCGTATGCGCCGAAGGCAATCTTCACGCAGTTTATCTGATGTTCAACGCCAATGAAGGGGTTGAGCAGTCGCTGCGTGCGAGCCTTGCCAGTGTTGCCCAATACCTTTACGACCTCACAGACCAATATGCCGACAGTGCCTTTAATGGGTTCGTGGCTGTGGGGGCTAACTATTGGGACAGTCTCTTTGGTCAGGGGCGCCCGTCTCAACTCAAGCCCTTCCCGGCCATGCACGAAGGCAACCGGGAGGCTCCGGCGCTGGAGTACGACTTATTCGTACACTTGCGGTGTGATCGTCTGGACATACTGCATCTGGTGGCCAATGAAGTGAATCAGATGCTCGATGAGCTGGTGGAGCTGGTGGACGAAGAGCGCGGTTTCCGCTTTATGGATAACCGGGACCTGACCGGATTTGTGGATGGTACCGAAAATCCCCGTGGTCGCCACCGTCAGGATGTCGCCTTGGTGGGGGATGAAGATCCGGCGTTCCGTGGAGGGGCTTATGTGCATGTACAAAAGTTTGCCCATAACCTGTCGAAGTGGCACCGTTTGCCGGTGAAAAAGCAGGAAGACATCATTGGCCGTACCAAGGTAGACAATATCGAATATGAGTCTGCCGATAAGCCTTTGACCAGCCACATCAAAAGAGTGAATCTGAAAGATGAGCAAGGTAACTCGATGGAGATTTTGCGTCAGAGCATGCCCTATGGCTCGGTGAAAGAGCAGGGTTTGATGTTCATCTCTGTCTGCCGTACCCCCTCTCATTTTGAAAAGATGCTGCATTCCATGGTGCACGGCGATGGCGAAGGAAATCACGATCACCTGATGCATTTCACCCGCGCCCTGACTGGCTCATCGTTTTTTGCGCCGTCGCTGGATTATTTACTCCAGGGGCAGGATTAAAAAAAGCGCCCCGAGGGGCGCTTTTCAGTAGGCATTATGGACTTGCCCCAATGTGTGCTGGGTTACTCGCTGTAATTAAACAGGGACTTAACCGTTTCCAGCGTATCTTCGATGGTCTTGATACTGGATGGACAGATAAAAATGGTATCGTCACCGGCGATGGTACCCAGGATGCCTTCGGGTTTGCCGATGGAGTCCAGTAAACGGGCTATTAACTGGGCAGCCCCCGGGCTGGTACGCACCACTATCATGGCCTGGTTATGATCCACATCCAGCACCAGATTCTTCAGTGGACTGCCGGCAGTGGGCACGCCGAGTTCGGCCGGCAGGCAGTACACCATCTCTTGCTTGGCGTTTCGGGTACGTACGGCACCGAACTTACTCAGCATGCGGGAGACTTTGGATTGGTTGATATTGCTGAAGCCTTCGGCCTGCAGCGCATTAACTATCTCGCTCTGGGAACCGAAGCGCTCTTCCTTTAACAGCGCTTTGAAGGTTTTGACGAGGTCATCCTGATTTTTTTGCATAGTGGGCTGCTTTGTTGTTATTCAAAAATCCAGCGTATTTTGCATATTTAAAAGCCAAAAGTCAACAAATCCCCGCTCTTTGTGAATAAAAATGCAGATAATGGCGGCCGTCCGGACGGCTGGTCAAACACCTGTTTCAAATTGCTGACAATCACACCGAAAAATGCCGCTAAACCTTGGCCACAGGCGACTAAGGGATAATTGAAATTTGTGTGACGATGCTTTAATGTGGCGCCATCATTTGAGGATCTACCTCACAAATTCCGAGATATAACGGAGAATACCTATGAAAGTTGCTGTTCTTGGTGCCGCCGGTGGTATCGGCCAAGCCCTCGCCCTACTCCTGAAAACCCAACTGCCTGCTGGTTCCAAGCTGTCTCTGTATGACATTGCCCCTGTCACGCCAGGTGTTGCCGTGGATCTGAGCCACATCCCAACTGCCGTTGAGGTGAAAGGTTTTTGCGGTGAAGACCCAACGCCTGCGCTGGAAGGTGCCGATGTGGTGCTGATTTCTGCCGGTGTGGCCCGTAAGCCAGGTATGGATCGTTCTGATCTGTTCAACATCAACGCAGGTATCGTCCGTAACCTGATTGAAAAAGTGGCAGCGACCTGTCCAAAAGCGTTGGTTGGTATCATCACCAACCCCGTAAACACCACCGTGGCCATTGCCGCTGAAGTGCTGAAGAAAGCTGGTGTTTATGACAAAAACCGTCTGTTCGGTGTAACCACTCTGGACGTTATCCGCGCCGAGACCTTCGTTGCCGAAGCTAAGGGCGTTGATGTAGCCAGCGTGAAAGTAAACGTGATTGGCGGCCACAGCGGCGTGACCATTCTGCCTCTGCTGTCTCAAATTGAAGGCGTAAACTTCAGCGATGAAGAAGTGGCTGCTCTGACCAAGCGCATCCAGAACGCCGGTACTGAAGTCGTTGAAGCCAAGGCCGGTGGCGGCAGTGCGACCCTGTCTATGGGTCAGGCGGCTTTCCGTTTCGGTATGTCTCTTATCCGTGGTCTGCAGGGCGAAGCCAATGTGGTTGAGTGCGCCTATGTTGACGGCGGCAGCGAGCACGCTGTGTTCTTCGCTCAGCCAGTGCTGCTGGGCAAAAACGGCGTAGAAAAAGTACTGCCTTATGGCGAGGTGAGCGCGTTCGAAGCCAACGCCCGCGACGCCATGCTGGACACCCTCAAGGGTGACATCCAGCTGGGTGTAGACTTCGTTAAGTAAGTCGTGTCGATGTGAAGAAACGGAGCCTGGTGCTCCGTTTTTTTATGCCTGAAATCAGCGATTGTGTTGCGACACCGATTTGCTCATATCCCTTGCATTTATGTGGAAACTTATTGGTTTTGTTGTCAAACTGTTAACCACTTAATGCTGTTGCACCTTTACAGGAGTTTCCCATGAGCAAGCTCAGGCCGTTTTCAGGGATAGGTATTGCCGCAGTGCTGGGGGGCTTTTTGCTCTCCTCAGCCACGCAGGGCATTGCTGGTGAGGCCCCCAGGCCGGTTAAGGTCAGCCAGATAGCCCTGGCCGATAATATGAATCAAAGATTGCTACCGGCAGAAGTCAGGGCATCTGAGCGCGCAGGGCTTTCATTTCGGGTCAGCGGCGAAATCATGGACATTTTGGTGCGCCCCGGCGAAGAGGTCAAAGCCGGACAGTTACTGGCTAAGCTTGACCCGGCACTCTACGAGCAGCAGCTGGCAGTGGCCAAAGCCCAGTATGCACTCGCCAAGGTACTCTATGAGCGTAACCTCAGCTTGGTGGAACAAGGGGTGGTGTCGCGCAACGATTTTGACAAATCCAAGAGTAATCATGATGTCGCCAAGGCTGCACTGGATAAAGCCGAAGTAGAACTTGCCTACACCCGTCTGTTGGCCCCCTATGATGGGGTGATTTCCAAGCGCGACAAACGCCAGTTTGAATATGTGCGGGCTCAGGAGCCTGTCCTGAGTGTGCGCAGTGAAAACCTGATTGATGTGAATTTTCAGCTGCCTGAACAGTATATAAGCCCGATCCAAAGTTATCAGGCCAATACCGGTAAGATACTGGTGCCGGAAGTACGTTTTGACAGCCGGGACTCCTGGTTTGCCGCGTCTCTGAAGGAGATGAGCACAGTGGCCGACAGCAGTACCGGCAGTTACACAGTGATCCTGACGCTGCCAATGCCTGAGCAGCTCAACATTTTGCCGGGCATGTCTGCAACGGTACGGGTATCCCTGCCTACCGAAACCCCAATCCCCCCGCCTGAGATCCCAGCTGGTGCTGTGGTGCAGGAAGGAGATAAGACCTGGGTATTTCGCTGGTTGCCTGAGTCGCAGTTATTGCAAAAGGTGGAAGTGGTTCTCGAGGGCCACGTCCTGGTCTCCGGGCTGAATGACGGCGACTTTGTCGTGGTGGCAGGCGCAGATGAACTCAAGGATGGCCAGAGCGCAGTGCGCTGGGTGAAGGAGCGGGGGCTGTGAACATGACAAGAATGATACTGATGCCTCTGGGGCTGATTGTGCTGCTGGGGAGCTGTCGTCAGGCACCGGATATTGAACACACGCCTGCCAGAGTGGCGGTTTACACCATTCCCAGCACCGAAAACCAGGTTACAAGGGTATTCAGCGGAGTGGCCAGGGCGCAGGATCTCACCGCCTTGGCATTTCGTGTTGAAGGCCGTATCGCCCGCATTCCGGTTACCAAGGGGCAAAGGGTTAAGGCCGGAGATGTGTTGGCCGTGCTTGAAAAAAACGACTTTCAAATTGCCCTGAATGATCGTCGTGCTCGCCTGGACGTGACCCGCAAGCAGGCCGAACGCTCCAAAACCCTGGTGGATCAACAATTGATGGCGCAGGCGGAGTACGATCAGATGAATGCGGAATATCTGGTTGCCCGCGCCGAGGCCAGACAAGCTGAGCTGATGCTGGAATATACCAAACTCAAAGCTCCCTTCGACGGTTTGATTGGCGATGTATTTCTCAAGTCCTTTGAAAACGTTCAGCCCGGTACCCTGGTGCTCAGCGTCCATAGAACAGAGCGTATCGAAGTCGATGTGCAGGTGCCCGACCTGCTGATAGCTGTGTCGCGTCGCGCCGAAACCGGTCAACAAAAACAGGGCTTTGATGTGGCCTTTGAAGCCTTTCCAGACAAAAGCTTTATTGGCCACTTGCTGGAAGTAAACACTGAAAAAGATCCCCAATCCCATACCTACGTTGCCACCGTCGCGGTTGAGTTACCCGAGGGGGTTAAGGTGCTCGAGGGGATGCCCGCCAAGGTCACTGTGGATTTGGGCAAGGCTACCTATACCTACCGACGTGAATATCTGTTGCCAATCAGTGCCGTGGTGATGCGAGACGGCAGTGATATTGATTTGCAGGATGCCGGAGTGTGGCTTTACGACTCTGCCACTGGCACCGTTAAATTCAAGCCTGTGCGACTTGGCGTGATTGTGGGCCAAAGTATTGAAGTCGTTGATGGCCTCGCCGATGGACAGCAGGTGGTGACTCAAGGGGCTTCACGCCTCGTGGACGGCCAACAAGTTGAACTGATTCAGGGATAAGGACAGACAATGAGCGTAGCAGGCTATTTCGTCAAAAACTCCGTCATCAGCTGGATGTTTACCCTGATCCTCTTGTTGGGAGGCAGTGTTGCCTTTCTTGGCCTTGGCCAGCTTGAAGATCCACCGTTTACCATTAAAGACGCTGTGGTGATAACCCTTTACCCCGGAGCCACATCCACCGAGGTTGAAGAAGAGGTTACGTATCCGGTAGAGAAAGCGATTCAGGCGTTGCCCTATGTGGACAAGATTAAGTCGCTCAGTACCTCCGGGTTATCGCAAATCACTGTGACCATGAAAAACACCTATGGCCCTGACCAGCTGCCGCAAATTTGGGATGAACTCAGGCGCAAGGTCAATGATATGGCCGCGAGCCTGCCTCCCGGCGCACAGCACCCCATGGTGAACGACGACTTTGGCGATGTGTACGGCATCATGCTGATGATCACGGGTAAAGATTTCAGCTACCGCGAGCTCAAAGACTACGTGGACTATGTAAAGCGTGAGCTGGAGTTGGTGCCCGGTGTCGGTAAGGTCTCGTTGGCCGGTGAGCAAAAAGAACAAATTTTTGTAGAAATGTCAGTGAACAAAGCTGCCAGCTCCAACCTGGACCCCAACCTGATTGCCAACTTGCTCAATTCACAGAATATGGTGTCAGATGCAGGCAATATTCAGGTCTCTGGCGACAACCTCAAAATTCGCACCAGCGGAAGCTCTCGCTCGGTGGAGGAGTTGCAGGAACTCATTATCCCCGGCACCCAGGGCGATAAGCTTATCTATTTGAAAGATGTGGCTACCGTGCGCCGCGGTTATCAGGAAATCCCCACCAATGTGCTCAGTTACAACCGCGAGCGTGCTATCAATCTGGGGATCTCATTTTCATCCGGCGTCAACGTGGTGGCTGTAGGTAAGGCAGTTGATGATAAATTGGCTCAAATCGACTCGGCCCGCCCTGCGGGCATCAAAATTGAGACCATGTATAACCAGCCGGTGGAAGTGGACAATTCTGTCGGCAGCTTTGTTTGGAATCTGATAGCCGCTGTCGTGATTGTGATAGGCGTGCTGCTGTTCTTTATGGGCGTAAAAAGCGGCATCCTGATAGGCCTTATCCTGTTTTTAACCTGTTTGGGCACCTTTGTGTTGATGCTGCAGGCTGAGATTGAACTGCAGCGTATTTCCCTGGGAGCGCTCATTATTGCGTTAGGGATGCTGGTGGATAACGCCATTGTGGTGGTGGAAGGGATTTTGATTGGCCGCCAGCAGGGAAAAACCACCTTGGAAGCATCCGATGCCATTGTAAAGCAAACCATGTGGCCACTGCTTGGGGCTACAGTCATTGCCATCACCGCCTTTGCGCCCATTGGTTTGTCACCGGACTCCACCGGCGAGTTTGCCGGCTCGCTGTTTTGGGTGCTGCTGTTTTCCCTTTTCCTTTCCTGGATCACCGCCATCACCATCACGCCTTTTTTTGCCAGTCTCTTTTTTGGTGATAAAGGGGAGGAACAGCTTGAAGGTCAAACCAAAGACCCTTATGGCGGCGCCTTCTTTACCCTTTATAAAGTCGCACTGGATGTGTGCATGCGCTATCGCTTTATCAGCGTGATTGCGGTAGTGCTGGCGTTTGTGGCGTCTGTGGTCGGGTTTGGTTACGTGAAACAATCATTTTTCCCACCCTCAACCACCCCCATATTTTTGGTGGATGTGTGGCTGCCTGAAGGGACTGATATCCGCGAAACCCAGCGGATAGTAACTGCCATGGAAGATAAGGCTGCGCAGCTGGCGGATGTGGAATTTGTGGCGTCCACCGTTGGCAAGGGATTCCCCCGATTTATGCTGACTTATGCCCCGGAAAAGAATTATGCCTCTTACGGCCAGATAGCCATTCGCACCAGCGCGTTCGAGACACTCGAAGGGGTGATGACCCAGTTCCGCCGCGAAATGGAGGCGGGCTTTCCGCAAACCCAACTCAAGTTTAAACGGCTGGAAGTGGGACCCTCCACCGATGCCAAGATTGAGGCCCGGATCTCAGGACCGGATCCTGATGTGCTAAGAACCCTCGGGGCAGAGGTGCAGGCGGTATTTGCGGCCACACCGGGCACAGTGAATGTGCGCCACGATTGGCGCGAACGGGTGAAATACATAGCGCCCAGGTTTAATGAAACCCAGGCCAGACGTTTGGGCATTGTGAAAAGTGAAGTGGACAAGGCGCTCAAGTTTTCCTTTGCCGGATTGCAGATAGGGGTTTATCGCGAAGGCACTAATCTACTGTCTATCGTGGGTCGGTTGCCGGATGATGAGCGGGTCGATATCGAATCGATGGAAAGCATCCGGATCTGGAGTCCTGTGCTGAACACACTTGTGCCTCTGCAGCAGGTAGTCGATGGATTCGAGGTGAAGTTCGAAGACCCCATCATTCAGCGCCGGGATCGCAAGCGCACACTGACAGTCTTCGCCGATGCCGATTTTGAGTACGACCTGCTGCCTGCTGAGCTGTTTGCCAAAGTTCGACCACAGGTGGAAGCCATCAGCATGCCGCCCGGATATGAACTTGTGTGGGGAGGCGAGTTTGAGTCATCACAGGATGCCCAGGAGTCGCTGTTTGCCATTTTGCCGATGGGTTTCCTGTTTATGTTTTTGGTAACGGTATTCCTGTTTAACTCGGTGCGTAAGCCGCTGGTGATCTGGGCCTGTGTCCCGCTGGCCATTATCGGTATTACCCTGGGATTGTTGGTACTCGATAAACCCTTCAGCTTTATGGCGTTGCTGGGGATGCTCAGTCTGTCGGGAATGCTGCTTAAGAACGGCATAGTGCTGCTTGACCAAATCAATCTGGAAATCAATGAGGGTAAGGAGCCCTTCCAGGCGGTGTTTGAGTCTACGGTTAGCCGCGTCAGGCCCGTATGTATGGCGGCTGTCACGACCATTTTGGGGATGTTGCCGCTTATCACCGATGCCTTCTTTGAGTCCATGGCGGCGGTGGTCATGTTCGGCCTTGGTGTGGCGACAGTGCTGACCTTGCTGATTGTGCCTGTGTTTTACATCATCTTTTTCAAGATACCCTATCGGGCCTACGGCGACTTTCAGAAGTCCAGCGGCTGATAAGAGGCGTTTTTAAGCCTGAATAAAGCGACCCATTCGGGTCGCTTTTCTATCATGGCTCAGATTGCGCAGGGTTCCGGTAACACCCAGTCGTCAGCGAGTGAGGGGGACTTTGGGTTCACAATTGAGCCGCCTGCGAGGCCGTGATAGATTCAATCCCACAAAAAATCCTCAGACGTTGCAGCAGAATGAGTGCAAAAAGCAGGCTATCCCAGAAAGCATGAGATATCTGCACAGGGGGCTCTCTGGCGACGGAGGATGACAGCCCCCACAAAGCGATTTACCCCAAATGCAGGAGCATAGCTGACTATGGCGAACCTTCTTTCCGAGCTTCCAGAAAATCTCTGTGAGGAAGTCTTCGAAACCCTGATTAAGTCTTCAGATTGCCGCATCGAGCGCATCGTCTCTCTGGGGCACAGTACAGCGGCGGGCCAATGGTACGATCAGGACGAGCATGAATGGGTCGTGCTGCTCAGCGGCAGTGCGGTGCTGGCCTATGAAGATGGCACTAGTCTTGCCATGGTTCCCGGCGATTACATCAACATCCCTGCCCATGTACGCCACCGAGTCGAAGCGACCGACCCTGCCATTCCCAGCGTATGGCTGGCGGTGTTTTACGGTTCTTCCAACCAGATAGTGGGCTGATTATTTTTTAAACGCCAGCGCATAAGTCTTTCCTGAAAGACTGGCTCTGCTATACTCTGCGTCCGATTTTTCTACCGGGCCATTCAGTCAGGCCAGCAGACGAGTTTGATTCATGAGTACAGAAGGCGTTGAGATTTTTATTCCCGGCAAACCCCAGGCCCTGGTGACCCCAGAGCCGGTTAAGCTTGCCGATAATAAGCTGGAGTTGCTGGCTCCCGCCAAAAACGCCGATTACGGAATCGAAGCCATTCGTCATGGCGCCGATGCAGTTTACATAGGTGCCCCCGCCTTTGGCGCTCGCCACACCGCCGGTAACAGCATTGCCGACATTGCCCGTCTGTGTGAATTTGCCCACCGTTACCATGCCCAGGTGTTTGTTACCGTTAACACCATCTTGTTTGACTCAGAGCTGGAAGACGCCCGCAAACTGATTTGGGAAGTGTACGAGGCCGGTGCCGATGCCATTATCGTGCAGGATATTGGTCTGCTGGAACTTGATCTGCCGCCGATAGCGCTGCACGCCAGTACCCAGATGGATAACCGGGTGCCGGAAAAGGTGGCTTTTTTGGAGCACGTCGGTTTTTCTCAGGCGGTGCTGGCACGTGAGCTGAGCCTGACTCAAATTCGCGCCGTGGCGGCTGAAACCAAGATGCGACTTGAGTTTTTTATCCATGGCGCCCTGTGTGTGGCGTTCAGCGGCCAGTGCTATATCAGTGAAGCCTATACAGATAACCGCAGTGCCAATCGGGGTGAGTGCTCACAACAGTGTCGTATGCCGGGGAACCTCAGTACCCGCAAGGGTGAGGTGATTGCCACCAACGAGCACATGTTGTCGCTCAAAGACAACAACCAGACGGAAAACCTCGAAGCCCTGATTGATGCCGGTATTCGCTCTTTCAAGATTGAGGGGCGTCTGAAGGACTTGAGTTACGTAAAAAACGTGACTGCCCACTATCGTCAGCAGCTCGATGCCATCATGGCCCGCCGCCCCGAGTTTGAGCCTTCGTCCCATGGCCGCTGTAGCTACAGCTTTGTGCCTGATCCGGACAAGAGCTTCAACCGCGGCAAGACAGATTATTTCGTGCATGACCGTAAGCCGGGCATTGCCGACTTCCGTACCCCAAAATACCTCGGGATTGATGTGGGTAAGGTCAGCAAAATCGCCAAAGACCACATAGTGGTAGACTCCAATGCCGAATTCAATAACGGTGATGGTCTGGGCTTTTTTGCCAAAAACTATGAAAAAGCCCGTTTGTCAGATGACAAACTCACCGGATTCAGGGTGAACCGCGCCGAAGGCAATGTGCTCTATCTCAAGACAGTGCCGGAAGATCTGCGGGTAGGTGTCACCCTATACCGTAACCACGATCAGGCGTTTGAGATGCTGCTGGCTAAAGAGTCGGCCGAGCGTTTGGTGACGGTAAACTTTGCCCTGGCCGAGCGGGAGCAGGGGCTGGCATTGACCGCCTTTGATAACCATGGCCATTCAGTGACAGTGACCGCTGACTTTGATAAGCAGCAGGCCAAGGATATTGACCGCAACTGTGAAGGGCTGAAAAAGAATCTGGGCAAGTTAGGAAACACTGACTTTTGCCTTGGTGAGATTGAACTGGGTGATGCTGCTGCCGTGTTTGCGCCTGCGTCTGTCATTAATAATCTGCGCCGCGATGCGGTGGAGGCGCTTGGTCAGGCCCGTATTCAGGGCTACCAGCGCCCAACGCCCTGGGAGCGTGATGACAGCGTGCGCTATCCCCAGCGCAGCATGACTTACCTCAGTAACGTCGCCAACCAGAAGGCCAAAGACTTCTACACCCGCCACGGTGTGGTTTCAATCCGTGATGCCTATGAGGTGCGTCCGGTAAAAGGTGATGCGCCCCTGATGATCACCAAACACTGCATCCGCTACAGCTACAACATGTGTCCCAAGGAAGTGCCGGGCATCAAGGCAGACCCGCTGCAGATGGAACTGGGTGGCAAGGAATTCAAGCTGGTGTTTGACTGCCACAAGTGTGAAATGCTGGTAGTAGGCTAAGCCCCAGTACCATCAAAAACGGCGACCCAGGGTCGCCGTTTCTATTTCGCCGCTTTTCTCTGTGCACTTTTTATTTAAGGCAATTGGCCGATGCGATAGTCTTGGATGAGCACAAACCGGTAACACAGCAGGAGAAGGTAATAATGGGATTTTTGGATGCCCTGATGGGCAATGCCAGTGAAGTGGATTTGGGCAAGTTAGCGGCCGAGTTGTCGCCTATTCTGGGTGACAACGAAGAGTTGCAACTGGCCTATAAAATGGTGCGTGACCTGTTTGTCTTTACCAGCAAGCGATTGATATTAATCGATAAGCAAGGCGTCACGGGCAAGAAAGTGAGTTATCATTCCATTCCCTACAAGGCGATAGTGCATTTTCAGGTGGAAACGGCAGGCACCTTCGATATGGATGCTGAGCTGAAGCTGTGGATCTCGGGGCAACACGAGCCGCTGGTAAAAGAACTCAAGCGCGGCACCGATGTCGTTGGCATTCAAAAAACCATCGCCCGATACGCTCTGGGTTAACGTATCCCCCTTCCGGAAAGGCCACCTCAGGTGGCTTTTTTGTTGGCCTGGCCTTGCTGGCAGCCATCAAAATGCCGCCTCTATTTAATCTCTATCTCCTCAATCAATACCCATACGATGCGGCTGAATTTGCTCTTAACCAATTGAAAATATTTAAATAGATTTTAAATAGAGATAAAAGGGGGATAGAAACGACACCCGCTGAATTGCCCGGACTCTACAGGCACCGTAAAACCTCAATTGCCGTTAGTGCTTTGTTAACAAGGTTAATAAAGATTGCGGAAAGGGAGGGGGCTTTGGCAACAGACCAGAGTCTTT
This portion of the Shewanella amazonensis SB2B genome encodes:
- a CDS encoding efflux RND transporter periplasmic adaptor subunit, which encodes MTRMILMPLGLIVLLGSCRQAPDIEHTPARVAVYTIPSTENQVTRVFSGVARAQDLTALAFRVEGRIARIPVTKGQRVKAGDVLAVLEKNDFQIALNDRRARLDVTRKQAERSKTLVDQQLMAQAEYDQMNAEYLVARAEARQAELMLEYTKLKAPFDGLIGDVFLKSFENVQPGTLVLSVHRTERIEVDVQVPDLLIAVSRRAETGQQKQGFDVAFEAFPDKSFIGHLLEVNTEKDPQSHTYVATVAVELPEGVKVLEGMPAKVTVDLGKATYTYRREYLLPISAVVMRDGSDIDLQDAGVWLYDSATGTVKFKPVRLGVIVGQSIEVVDGLADGQQVVTQGASRLVDGQQVELIQG
- the argR gene encoding transcriptional regulator ArgR, whose amino-acid sequence is MQKNQDDLVKTFKALLKEERFGSQSEIVNALQAEGFSNINQSKVSRMLSKFGAVRTRNAKQEMVYCLPAELGVPTAGSPLKNLVLDVDHNQAMIVVRTSPGAAQLIARLLDSIGKPEGILGTIAGDDTIFICPSSIKTIEDTLETVKSLFNYSE
- a CDS encoding Dyp-type peroxidase, which codes for MDNQVMPREQLGVCAEGNLHAVYLMFNANEGVEQSLRASLASVAQYLYDLTDQYADSAFNGFVAVGANYWDSLFGQGRPSQLKPFPAMHEGNREAPALEYDLFVHLRCDRLDILHLVANEVNQMLDELVELVDEERGFRFMDNRDLTGFVDGTENPRGRHRQDVALVGDEDPAFRGGAYVHVQKFAHNLSKWHRLPVKKQEDIIGRTKVDNIEYESADKPLTSHIKRVNLKDEQGNSMEILRQSMPYGSVKEQGLMFISVCRTPSHFEKMLHSMVHGDGEGNHDHLMHFTRALTGSSFFAPSLDYLLQGQD
- a CDS encoding efflux RND transporter periplasmic adaptor subunit; this encodes MSKLRPFSGIGIAAVLGGFLLSSATQGIAGEAPRPVKVSQIALADNMNQRLLPAEVRASERAGLSFRVSGEIMDILVRPGEEVKAGQLLAKLDPALYEQQLAVAKAQYALAKVLYERNLSLVEQGVVSRNDFDKSKSNHDVAKAALDKAEVELAYTRLLAPYDGVISKRDKRQFEYVRAQEPVLSVRSENLIDVNFQLPEQYISPIQSYQANTGKILVPEVRFDSRDSWFAASLKEMSTVADSSTGSYTVILTLPMPEQLNILPGMSATVRVSLPTETPIPPPEIPAGAVVQEGDKTWVFRWLPESQLLQKVEVVLEGHVLVSGLNDGDFVVVAGADELKDGQSAVRWVKERGL
- the mdh gene encoding malate dehydrogenase; protein product: MKVAVLGAAGGIGQALALLLKTQLPAGSKLSLYDIAPVTPGVAVDLSHIPTAVEVKGFCGEDPTPALEGADVVLISAGVARKPGMDRSDLFNINAGIVRNLIEKVAATCPKALVGIITNPVNTTVAIAAEVLKKAGVYDKNRLFGVTTLDVIRAETFVAEAKGVDVASVKVNVIGGHSGVTILPLLSQIEGVNFSDEEVAALTKRIQNAGTEVVEAKAGGGSATLSMGQAAFRFGMSLIRGLQGEANVVECAYVDGGSEHAVFFAQPVLLGKNGVEKVLPYGEVSAFEANARDAMLDTLKGDIQLGVDFVK
- the ggt gene encoding gamma-glutamyltransferase, giving the protein MNRFTITILALAAIGLGCSEGVLAMDRITGKAFASRSEVYATQGMAATSQPLATQVALDILKAGGSAVDAAIAANAMLGLVEPTGSGVGGDLFAIVWSAKDKRLYGLNASGRSPKTLTLDMLKAQGLEFLPPFGPLPVSVPGAVDGWFELHDRFGKLPMSQILSPSIDYARKGFPVSELIAFYLEGSARRLAKYPGFSETYMPNGKMPARGDIMKNPALANTYEKIAKGGRDAFYKGDIARSIDKYMKANGGYLGYEDLASHTSEWVEPVSVNYRGFDVWELPPNGQGIAALQILKTLEPFDLRAMGHDSVEYVHHFVEAKKLAFADRARFYADMAFADVPVSELISERYNQERAKQIGPRAAKSVEPGNPNLQQGDTVYLTTADSDGNMVSLIQSNFRGMGSGMTPPDLGFVLQDRGQLFDLTPGRPNSYAPGKRPFHTIIPAFVTKDGKPWLSFGVMGGATQPQMHAQIIINLIDFDMNLQEAGDAPRILHSGSSEPTGEVMTDGGYVSLESGFSMETRRELVKKGHVLRDALGEFGGYQAIGINVETGVYRGASESRKDGQAAGY